The following nucleotide sequence is from Methanobrevibacter boviskoreani JH1.
TTAGGGCTATACTATGGTAGGTACATTGGATAATACAAAAGGAGTGGATATTCTACTGGGGGATCCCAAGAAAGCTTTATGGAACACTTCCATTCCTTTAATCATTTCACTTTTCATCTCCAGTTTATACAATCTAATAGATGCTATATGGGTATCTGGTTTAGGTGCAAATCAGCTTGCGGCTGTAGGATTCATAATGCCCATATTCACGGCCCTTTTAGGTATTGGAAATGGTTTGGCTGCAGGTTCTTCCTCAGCATTGTCAAAGTATATCGGTGAGGACGATAAACATAGGGCAGATAACGGATCCATACATACAATACTAATCACTTTAATTATTTCAATAATCACGACAGTAATCCTTTTAGTATTTTTAAAGCCTATTTTGATCTTTATAGGTGCTGGAAACACGATTAGTTACAGTCTGGACTATGGATATATAATCGTTTTAGGTTCTGTCTTTATCATATTGTCCAATTCATTATATGGTGTCTTAAGGGGTGAGGGAGACTCAAACAGGACTATGTATGCAATGCTGTTCTCCTCAATTCTAAATATCATTCTGGATCCGATATTCATCTATGGTTTGAATCTTGGAATTAGGGGTGCGGCGGTTGCCACCGTAATCTCACTGGTGTTTGTAAACTTGATATTGATGTACTGGTTTTATATTAAGAAGGACACCTATCTCAAACCTTTCATCGGTAACTTTAAATTTGATTTGGATATTACAAGGGATATCCTAAAGGTAGGACTTCCTGCAAGTCTCGAACTGATAAATAATGCGGTATTTGCAGCCTTATTCTCAATGCTTCTTGCATATATCGGAACAACCGATGCGGTTGCGGTATATTCAACAGGCTGGAGGGTGGTTACCGTTGCAACCACACCGATACTTGCCATTGCAACGGCGCTCGTATCCGTTGTAGGTGTTAATTATGGTAGAAAAAACTATGAGAACATTAGGATAGCCCACAGATACTCCGTAAAGATGGGTATTCTATTTGGTCTGATTGCGGCCGTTGTTGTATATATATTTGCGCCTCAGATTGTGGCTATATTTACCTATGGAGGTACAAGTCAACGACTAAACGGAAGCCTAATCGCATTTCTGTTATGCATCGTTTTCTTTTTCCCGACTATGGGTTACGGTGCCACATCAACCTATGTGTTTCAGGGTGTAGGTAAGGGCATTACCGCAATGTTTCAAACAATCTTAAGGGAAACCATTTTCACATTGGCTTTTGCGGTATTCTTATCAATCTATTTAGACTGGGGAGTATATGGCGCATGGCTTGGAATAGTTCTAGGTGAATTGGTGGTAAATACCATCACCATGGTATGGGCCGATTTATATATCAAGGGATTAATCAGAAATAGCTCTTAAATTTCAGCTATTTTAATTGCTTAATATTAATTTTCAACTTAAACAAGATTGATTAACACTAATTAAAATATGAAAATAATCAAAGAACAGTTATCAGATAAAAAAATCATTCCAGAATAATCAATGATGTGTTGAATTGCTTGAAAAAAAGGAATTGGACTAAAATAATTAATATTTAAAATTTAATAATACTATTTCCTTAAAAAAGAGAATTAAACTAAAAGACAGTTAATATTTAAAAATTAATATTGTTTTTTGCTTAAAAAAAAGGGAATTGGACTAGAAGACAGTTGGTATTTAAAAATTAATAATGAATTAATTATAAGAAGGGTTTAATCTTCAATATAATTAAATTTTTTCTCCATAACTATTATTAAAACAAAACCTATGATTGCAAGGACTACACATGGAATCCATGAACCACTGATGCTGGTTGTGATCTTATCTACTGGTAGTCTCAATGTTCCAATCATAATACCAATCAAGAATGCCATTGTAATTGATTCATGATTTTCAAGTAGATAGTTTAAGACTTTTGAAAATCCTAAAATACCAATCACCGCACCGACAATAAATACAATCATTTCCGTAATTTTTAGATTGCTTAAACAGTTTAGCATATACTGGTATTGTCCGAGAAGCAACAATAAAAATGATCCTGATATACCTGGTAGAATCATTGCACATATAGCTATTATTCCTGAGAAGAATATTACAATTAGACTATGGTTTGCAGCTATTGGATTTAAACCAACAAAGATATATGATAACACTATTCCAATTACGGTTGTAACTATCAGCTTGAAGTTTAATCCGTCCAGTTTGGTATATAGGATATATGCGGATGCTAAAATTAATCCTAAAAAGAATGCAAATATGTTTGCGGTCTGTGCAACAAGCAGGTAACTGATTAGTTTTGCAAGTGATAGGAATGCAACAGCTATACCTAGAAGCAATGGTATGAACAGTTCAAAGTCTATCTCATATAACAGTCTTTCTTTAAAGCCTGAGAAATCTCCTTTTAAAAGAGGTTTCATAAAAGTAAAATTAATACTACTTATCGCATGTACCAGACGTTCGTAGATACCGGTAATCAATGCAATGGTACCTCCAGATACCCCTGGAATAATATCTGCAGAACCCATAAATAATCCTTTAAGAAAAATTATTACGGATTCCCTTATATCAAAACTCATAAATTCACTCCTGAAATTAAAATTATATTCATATCTTTATTTACAACTATATTAACTTTTATAACCTTGATTTTGATAAAATTTGTATAATCATAAAATGTCAAAAATATTTTACATCTTAAGATTTGGTATATCCTAATATATAAAGCTTTCTTAAATTGTGAAAAATAGTTCCCATAAAATAAGCAAAATCTGATTAAAATATATTTTCCAAATCATGTCAAAAATATTTTACATTTTAAGGTTTTGTGTATTTTGATATATAAAGCTTTCCTGGATTGTGAAAGATGGTCTTTATAAAATAAGTAAAATCTGATTAAAGCATGTTCCTGAAGATCTAATCATTCATGTGCATATTTTACTTGATATTGATTTAAACAGGTTAAAAATTGAAAAAAAATAGTATATAATCAGTAATATGTGATTAAAAAATAATAAATTGATGTTATTTTTTTTAATTTGTTATTAGGTGTTATAGGAATCCAAGACCCTCAAGTAGTATTCTACATCCAAGAAGAATTAGAATCACACCACCAAGGATTTCGAACTTGTCACCAAAGTAGTCCCCAATCTTCTTACCTAAATAAATACCGATGATTGTAAATATAAATGCAACAAGACCGATTATGATTACAGGTATTAGAATGTCTATCTTTAAAACCGCATAGGTTACACCTACTGCAAATGCATCAATACTTGTTGCAACGGCAAGAAGGATTAGTTCAGCAAAGGAGAAGGTGTCCTCGTCATCATCCAAATCATCAGAGAAGCTTTCACGGATCATGTTTGCTCCAATCAGAACAAGCAGTATGAATGCAATCCATGGGGCTACCTCTGATACGATTAGCTGAAGCTGTACACCTAAGGTCCATCCAAGTATTGGCATCAACGATTGGAAACCGCCAAAGAATACTCCAAACCATAATATCTGTTTTAAGGTTATATTTTTAAGTGTAAAGCCCTTTGTAAGTGAAACGCTAAATGCGTCCATGGCAAGTGCGACTGCAATAAGTAAGGTTGAAACTATATCCATATTATCGAAAACCAGATTAACTAAAAATCAGTATTTTATCTATTAAAAACTAAGTAATTAAACTTTGTAAATGGTGGTTTATATAATTAGTTTAAATGTGGTTTATAATATTTAAATTGGGCTTAACATTATGTCGGCTAATCTTTAAAATTTGATTTAAAAGGGGTATATCCGGAATAATTTTAAAGTTTTATCTTCAAATGTCCGGATTTAATCATAACCGATATAATAACCAGGTATGCCTATCTTTCTTAAAACCGTGATTATGCCCCAGCTACTTACAAAGGTTAGAAATGCAAGTATGAATGTCCAATAATATGCGTTGAAGTAATTAACATCCACAAGCAGGAATATTATAAGTAGCATCGTTTGATGGGTTAGATAGATGCCATAGCAGGACCTGCTTATTGACTTAATGCCAACACTGATTAGTGGTTTTTTAAACAATAGCGCGAATCTTTTGAATATTCCCTCGGTACTATCAAAATTGATATACTTCCAGAATAGGAATACGCCTGCAGCCTGCAGTATAATGACCAGACTCACATCCATATAGGAACGTGTGTAAAAGTTGTAGTGGTGTAGGAACAGTGTCCTCTGGAAGCCCTGGTGGAAGACATCAAAGTATACGATAAATGTGGTTGTGGCCAGAAACAATATCAAACCTATCCATATCATTTTATTTGGGCCGCTTTTAAATTCCTTATGGTCCAGGTAATATCCTAGAAACAGGTATATTATGGGACCTATGAAGAAGGTCAGGTTGAAATATGTCGGTGTGTTAAAGATTTCCAGGGCCTGGTAGATAACCACCGCAAGAAATGACAACACCAGAAAATATTCTGCGCCACCTATCTTCGTTTCCTTGATATATGAATTGAGGATAGGCAGTGACAGATATATCCCTATTAACATCCATGCATACCAATGCTGAAGTAGGAAGGTCTTGAAAAGTGCGGTAAGACCAAACATGCTAAGACCTAGATCTCCATGATAATAGGTGTAGACTATGGCTATGACCGTATTCCATAGTAGAAACGGCAGTATGATGTGCATAAACCTGCCTTTTAAAAACTTGGGGATGTCGTCGTAATAGTCCCTCTCGAGCATCAATGTTCCAAGAAGCATCAAGAATATCGGCACACCAAAGGCCATGGTTGAAAACAGGACATATTCCTCATAGGTGAAGACTCCCTTATTGCTGAGTAATGTTGACGTGTTTATCAAAACAAGGCTCATTATACTTAAGGCCCGTAGCTCATCAATAAAAGCTATTCTTCTAGTTGGAATCCTTCT
It contains:
- a CDS encoding manganese efflux pump MntP, producing the protein MDIVSTLLIAVALAMDAFSVSLTKGFTLKNITLKQILWFGVFFGGFQSLMPILGWTLGVQLQLIVSEVAPWIAFILLVLIGANMIRESFSDDLDDDEDTFSFAELILLAVATSIDAFAVGVTYAVLKIDILIPVIIIGLVAFIFTIIGIYLGKKIGDYFGDKFEILGGVILILLGCRILLEGLGFL
- a CDS encoding DUF368 domain-containing protein, whose translation is MGSADIIPGVSGGTIALITGIYERLVHAISSINFTFMKPLLKGDFSGFKERLLYEIDFELFIPLLLGIAVAFLSLAKLISYLLVAQTANIFAFFLGLILASAYILYTKLDGLNFKLIVTTVIGIVLSYIFVGLNPIAANHSLIVIFFSGIIAICAMILPGISGSFLLLLLGQYQYMLNCLSNLKITEMIVFIVGAVIGILGFSKVLNYLLENHESITMAFLIGIMIGTLRLPVDKITTSISGSWIPCVVLAIIGFVLIIVMEKKFNYIED
- a CDS encoding MATE family efflux transporter, which codes for MVGTLDNTKGVDILLGDPKKALWNTSIPLIISLFISSLYNLIDAIWVSGLGANQLAAVGFIMPIFTALLGIGNGLAAGSSSALSKYIGEDDKHRADNGSIHTILITLIISIITTVILLVFLKPILIFIGAGNTISYSLDYGYIIVLGSVFIILSNSLYGVLRGEGDSNRTMYAMLFSSILNIILDPIFIYGLNLGIRGAAVATVISLVFVNLILMYWFYIKKDTYLKPFIGNFKFDLDITRDILKVGLPASLELINNAVFAALFSMLLAYIGTTDAVAVYSTGWRVVTVATTPILAIATALVSVVGVNYGRKNYENIRIAHRYSVKMGILFGLIAAVVVYIFAPQIVAIFTYGGTSQRLNGSLIAFLLCIVFFFPTMGYGATSTYVFQGVGKGITAMFQTILRETIFTLAFAVFLSIYLDWGVYGAWLGIVLGELVVNTITMVWADLYIKGLIRNSS
- a CDS encoding acyltransferase family protein, producing the protein MFSGKMSFLKTPIEYIPSDPFSNISRRIPTRRIAFIDELRALSIMSLVLINTSTLLSNKGVFTYEEYVLFSTMAFGVPIFLMLLGTLMLERDYYDDIPKFLKGRFMHIILPFLLWNTVIAIVYTYYHGDLGLSMFGLTALFKTFLLQHWYAWMLIGIYLSLPILNSYIKETKIGGAEYFLVLSFLAVVIYQALEIFNTPTYFNLTFFIGPIIYLFLGYYLDHKEFKSGPNKMIWIGLILFLATTTFIVYFDVFHQGFQRTLFLHHYNFYTRSYMDVSLVIILQAAGVFLFWKYINFDSTEGIFKRFALLFKKPLISVGIKSISRSCYGIYLTHQTMLLIIFLLVDVNYFNAYYWTFILAFLTFVSSWGIITVLRKIGIPGYYIGYD